tATCTTgcttgataattttggaaatctATCAAATTGTTTATCCTGGGGTGTTAAAGGAAAGGGACATCTTTTGTTTTTCACTATCCACCCTAATCCATTTGTGGTATGCACAATACCCACATAAAACCTGTGTGAGATCATGGCAAACATTTACTCCGGTCATTTTCAagtggacccccccccccataaagaATATGACATCAAGTTCTGTTTCTGTAAGactttattgtcaaaaaatataaatataaatcagaaattaaaattttaaaagtacttTCGGCAGAAAATATTGGTATGTATGATTCGCCATCATGAAATatttcataggtaggtattatttaattaattccCCGAACTAAACAATAGACAGTGAGTGACGAAACTATCCATTTTTAAACGTCATATAGTAAGTTTACATATTACATACCTAATAACAATTGTTAGACTAAACAAGTTAAAACAATAAGCAACTCTTATTCATTTTCAGTGGTCAATAGCACAAAAACTTCGTCATCAGCATACCTTGACCAAAACTCATCGAGTTCCTGCGGAGTGACGAAATACCACTCTAGGAACTCCACCAGAAAACAATTGTACTTCAAATTGTCCTGATCACTCATCGCGCTTACAATAGCAGTTTGGACTATTTCGTCTGCATTTAAAGTCCGTTTAAATCGTGCAACTTTTTTATTACTGCCTAAACAGTcgcgtaaaaaattcaaaaactggtGTTCTTCAAACTGAATCAAAGCAGTACACTGACACTCGCGTAACATTTGCTCCAATGTGGGATATATTTGAAGTCTTTTCATGACAAGTGCAACCTGCTCAGAAGGTGCTAATGCGTCGATAAATTGTATGGCATGATGAAACTTGCCCTTTCTACAGTATCCTGCTAAAATATTGTTAATCGAGTATGACTGCGAGGATAGAAGCTCAGTTTTGAATTCTGCACTTTGTTCGACATTATCATAAGCATCGTcgataaattcattaaaacgaTCAAACTCGAGTTTATCGTCCTCGTAagtaaatttgaaatggttCAGTAGGTTCCGTTTTAACTTCCTACGGGCTTTCTCTTTAGGACAgcacaaattcaaaaagtcgttCAGCTCTTCGAAATATCGCTTGCTAAGCAATCCTaagcataaattttttatatttttcagtttagaCAACGAGTCAAGTTTAAATTTAATGATTTCGTTTTCATCATTACCGAAGCACAAGCACATCAATTGATCCAACGACTTTGTCAACAATAAGTGTATCAAATTGCTCCAATGCATCTCCCAAAATATTCTTCTGTCCTCTGCAGATGTATCAGACAGTACAGCATATAAAAACGCGAATAAATCAGCATCGTTCTCTATTCGTTCATCAACTAATTCCGGACGGTGTTCTATCTTGAACAATGAATTTTCCCTGAATACAGTTTGAATTGCATGCTGTTTCAAATGATCTGGAGCAGTAGTCCACAACTCTCCATACACAGATTTATCACTTTCCTTGGTTGCATGAGGTCGAGGACACAGTATTTCAATAATACGTTCGACTATAAGAACAAAAGTACTCGAGTCCATTTTGTTTTTGAGGAATGTCCATGTTGCCATGATATAAAGCCTTCGACTATCGCTTCTGAACAAAGGAGCGTGTAATGATTCGGTAAGGACGTGACATGCCTTTCCTTTGATGAACCGATCAAGCATTACTTCATCAAAAGTTTGTAATAAATATCTACAAAGTATCCTAGTAAAATTTCCAGCATAATAATGTAGTGGCAATGCGATTTGCCTCCGACTGTTTGCATTCAGAAGGTTCCAAAAGTATTCCACACCTGACCAAGCAAGATCAGGATTATTCGAGTTCGAGAGAGAACTTCGATGGTCGAGGATTTTTTCCTCGAAAGGTTGTCCATAATTATTCGGACCAGGCATCTtgtagaattgatttttcaaccgGCATACCCAGTAAAACGGCAGATTATAACGGTATTGTGAAATGCTTAAGGTCTTCGCATAATCTGATACCAAGGGAAAAATCCGTGAAATATCGTCTTCAAAGCAATACCTACAAGCGATATTGAATTTTAAGACGTCATCAACTCTATCGCATCGTACAATTCGTTTGGCTGTTCTAACGTAATGAATCGTGCCGTCGAAATCTCCaacaaaatcaataaaatcgttgaaaatttcatttttaaataatcttttatgaaatttcaaccatGCCTGTATTGACATTCCAAACcttttgacatatttttcgATATCCGACAAAATTGAGGATGGAATACGAGGCATTGAGGTACTTGATAAAATATCCTGATCTAGATCCAGCTCACTCAGTGTGTTTCTCATGCGATGGGTGTTGATTTCTTGGCGCCAAAGTTGTACAGCGATTGAGATGGCGGCGATTTCTTTTAAATCTGCTGGACTAGGGAACAAGAGGTCGTACACGTTGGACGTCACATCAGCCATTTTGAGACGGGATCTGAAATCGAAACgatctaattaaaaaaaagtttgataaaaattagttttataattttcacatGAGTAGATAACTACATTAGGTACAATTAAGATTATTTTCTCCCTAAGTCGTCATGTCATTTCAAATGAGATTTACTTACCTACAGACATTTTCTATACCTAAACTAATGAGCCAAACTTCAAAAACACCTCTGGGTTCTGGTGATCTCCTTACCGTTCACCTACCTCcagagtaggtacttgaatgaAACAGCATGACACAGTTGGGAATATGATTTTGAACACATTTGATCTAATATTACCACGAATCCGGGAAATCCCCATCTTTGAGGTCCCTATGTaccaatttttgctcaaaaagacGTAGGAAAAATACACTGCAGGGTAAGCGgataataattttgaactttttgttcGTGCTTGGTTTTAAAACATGACTAGGTAATCAatagtaggtaattaggtatagaCGAGGAAACAAAAACcagaaaactattttttttaaaaattgtttttacgcCCGCAGGAGCAGTTTAATGTTGcgaaaatcgttatttttgcgCACTGGGAGCAAAACCAATAGCCAATTCGAAATCTAAGGACTTTTCTGAGAAAACAAGTTTCTtagtttcttgatttttcacgTTTAACCCACCTTAAAAGCACTTTTTGTTCACGAttaagtattcaaatttcaaaaaattacgtgGCGTTCAAGTGCTATAATATGGCTGCACTGTGGCACTGGTTGCGCgatgttaatttttattctcagaGATTAAACGTTCAACTTCACggtttcattaaatttttaaatgaattaattgaaaatatcgatgccgccttttataatttttccattccaaacattcataaaaaatgttcaaaccaaaaaaaatcttataaaaacacattttttttcacctttctaatcatgaatttttgaaagctcattGCCCTTGAAATTCCCCCTCAAGAAATAttcttcaaattctaaaatttcacagccaaaaaatacatctcctcgcattgaaaaaaacaacaatcgtttcttacccctcaaaatataattttcaaaagctttgtAGCcgtcgcttcgctcgggccagtttattttctttttgtccATTAAAATGTCTGAAACCCCATTAAAGAAGtgttcaaatattcaaaaagaaaaaaatgatatttttcaaaagtaatgaattgtcattttattactttatttTACTAATAAAATCCAACCTCACATTCAACAAAATCAATGAGGTATTCTCTATCAATGAGGTATTCTCTCCCCTCCCTTTAAAAATTACATGAgaacttttagttttttttaaagcccACTAGGACACAGTAGTGAAATTCATGATActcagttggaaatttttggttcttgcccccccccctccataaGGAATCATTCGCTAGGGCTCTGATCCCAATTCCCAACTGAACCGATCTGCTCGAAAACTGAATCTAGTTGAGAGAAACTCATGCATGTGAACAGGGATTCTCAACATGTGAGATTCCATTATTATCAGAATGTCAACACTACATAAAATTGTCTagacaaaatcgaaaatcaaaatattttttataggaGCACAACTTAACCACTTCAAATCTtagacataggtacctacctcaaaaTAGAAGagcgagtaggtaggtaaattaagACAGGCATCAAGTTCTCCGATGAAGCATAATAGGTAGAAAActttattcacaaaaaatgtaatatctaaaattctaaatagaaataaaaatgagataaaatgaACCGTAGGAAATCTTTTTCAATAACTTATTATAATAtgagaaaaatcagaaatataaCCACATAAATATAAAGGTATTAGATCCTAGTCAATATTCAgtaaaccaattttttaaaaatatagtaTAGTTGCATGATAATGACAAAATGAACATCCAAAAGATGAAAAGTTTCATTCACTTTTATTGGTCAACTGCACAAACATGTCGTCGTGAGCGTACCTCGACTTAAACTCTTCGAGCGCTTGTGGAGTGTCAAAATACCACTCTAAAAATTCAGCCAGAAAAGGATTATAATTTAAGATTATGGTTTTTGGCATTGCGTTTCGAATAAATCTTTGTACTATTTCATCCGCATTTAAAGTCTGTTTAAATCGTGCAATTTCCTCATCGTTACCTAAACACTcattcaaaaaacttgaaaactggTGTTCTTCAAAATGAATGTAATATTCAGCAGTACGTAACTTTGGCTGGAATATTGGAAAGACATGGAGTCTTTTACAGTCAGACGCAACCTGTTGTGATGGTGCTAATGCATCGATAAATCTTAACGCTCGATAAAAATTTCCACTATAGCAGGTGTCTTTCAATGTTGTGACAGTTGAGGGAGAGGACAATAACTGTGTTTTGAAAACTGCAGCCGCATTAACATCGTCGTAAGCTTCGTTGATAAAATTATTAAGCGTAGATGCCGTAGATGGATATATTATATCCTTCCTATTCACTTTCAAGTCTTTCATCAGGCGAACGCGTATTTTTCTTCTCTTGTTTTCATCGGGAATACAATATTTTAGAAAGTTGTTCAGTTCttcaaaatgtttgtttttaagTAATATAAGGCATTTCTTTCGTACATTTTGCACTTTACACAACGAGTTCAGcttgaattttacaatttctgttTCATCATTATTGAAACACAAGGTCATCAATTGATCAAATTGTGCTGTGCCCAATAGAGGCAACAATGCACTCCAAAATGTGTTCCAAAATTTACTTCTATCTTCGATTACCGCATCTGACAGAagtgtaaataaaaatttgaataaaacagAACCACTCGCAGGGTCGCCGGAATATTCCACATTGTTTGATTTGTCGAACAATGAGTGATCTAGCAAGATAGCTTGAATTGCTTGCTGTTTCAGATGATGTGGTGTACCGGCCCATAATTCTGTGTAAGCGGATATATCATCTAGAGTTTGACACTGCGACTGACGAGCTTTAGACAGATCTTTAATCATTCTTAGAATTAGAGTGGTAACGGTATCTccagtcattttatttttaaagtaattCCATATTGACAAGGCATATAGATTTTCATTTCCTTTCCTGTGAAGTAATGAATTTAGCAGTGAAGCAATAATCTGGCACCCGCTGGCATTAGCAATTCGATCAAGCTCCGTTTCATCACACGTTTTTGTCAAATATCTACAAAATATTTTAGCGAAATTTAGATATACATGGCGTGTTACAATCCTCATTCGACTTTCTGAGTctatacgattccaaaaatattctacgCACGACCAAGTATGAACATAATATGGAAGGATTTGATCCTCGAAAGACGAATTGGGAAAGTCAGGTATCTTGTATAATTGATGTTGTAACTGGCAAATCCAGTAAAATAGCACAGGATAGTCGGAAAATGAAATATCTCTCAAATCAAGGTTAGCTGATACCAAAGGCCACATTCGTAAAATATCATCTTCAAAGCAATACGCACAAGCCATCTTGAATCTTAGAATTTGGTCAATTCGATCGCACAGTACAAAACGTTTGGCAGTTCTAACGGAATGAATCGAGCCGTCGAAATCTCCAACAAAATCaatgaaatcgttgaaaatttcattcttgaatagtttttggtgGTGGAACAGCCAGTGCTGAATTGACAGTCCGAATAGATTGACAGCTGTTTCAATTTGCGACAGGATTGATGACGGTATATGAGGCGAGGAGTTACCCGATAAAATATTCCGTTGTAGATTAAGCTGATTCAAAGTATTTTTCATACGGTGCGTGTCAATTTTTCGGCGCCAGAACCGCACAGCGATTGAGATGGAAACAATTTCTTTTAAGGTTGGCGGACTCGGAAACAAAAGATCGTACACG
The sequence above is a segment of the Planococcus citri chromosome 3, ihPlaCitr1.1, whole genome shotgun sequence genome. Coding sequences within it:
- the LOC135840818 gene encoding uncharacterized protein LOC135840818 isoform X5; the protein is MADVTSNVYDLLFPSPADLKEIAAISIAVQLWRQEINTHRMRNTLSELDLDQDILSSTSMPRIPSSILSDIEKYVKRFGMSIQAWLKFHKRLFKNEIFNDFIDFVGDFDGTIHYVRTAKRIVRCDRVDDVLKFNIACRYCFEDDISRIFPLVSDYAKTLSISQYRYNLPFYWVCRLKNQFYKMPGPNNYGQPFEEKILDHRSSLSNSNNPDLAWSGVEYFWNLLNANSRRQIALPLHYYAGNFTRILCRYLLQTFDEVMLDRFIKGKACHVLTESLHAPLFRSDSRRLYIMATWTFLKNKMDSSTFVLIVERIIEILCPRPHATKESDKSVYGELWTTAPDHLKQHAIQTVFRENSLFKIEHRPELVDERIENDADLFAFLYAVLSDTSAEDRRIFWEMHWSNLIHLLLTKSLDQLMCLCFGNDENEIIKFKLDSLSKLKNIKNLCLGLLSKRYFEELNDFLNLCCPKEKARRKLKRNLLNHFKFTYEDDKLEFDRFNEFIDDAYDNVEQSAEFKTELLSSQSYSINNILAGYCRKGKFHHAIQFIDALAPSEQVALVMKRLQIYPTLEQMLRECQCTALIQFEEHQFLNFLRDCLGSNKKVARFKRTLNADEIVQTAIVSAMSDQDNLKYNCFLVEFLEWYFVTPQELDEFWSRYADDEVFVLLTTENE